The Methanobrevibacter olleyae genomic sequence TGGTAATCCAGAAACTCCTGAAATCCTTTGGCAATTTAAGGAATGTATTAAAGGTATGTCTGATATTGCAGAGAAATTTGAATCTCCAGTTATTAGTGGAAATGTAAGTTTCTATAATGAAACAGAGGGCATTAAAATTAATCCAACTCCTGCAGTTGGAGTTATTGGTGTTGAAAACCTAGGAAACATTAGAACTCTTCCATTTAAACAAGAAGGAGATAAAATCATAATCATTGGTAAAACTTATGATGAAGTTGAAGGTTCTGAATATCACAGGGCTCTACACTCTCTTGAACAAGGAGATGCTCCTAAAATTAGAATTGAAGATGAGTTAGCAGCTGCTAATACAGTTTTAAACCTTATTGATAAAGATAAAGATTACATTAAATATCTTGAAGGTGAGGAAGAACTTGATATAACTGCTGTTCACGATGTTTCTGCTGGGGGAATAGCTATTGCATTATCTGAAATGATTATATCTAGTAATTTAGGTTGTGAAATAGATATTAATTTAGTTCCTAAAGAAGCAGATATCAGTGAAAATAATCTATTATTCTCTGAATCTCATGGAAGATACATTATATCTGTCAGCCCAGAAAAATCAGATGAAATCATCAATGCTATTGATATAGAAGCTGCTATTATTGGTGAAGTTAAAGGAGATTCATTAATAATCAACAATAAAGATGAGAATATTGTAGATTTAGCTGTTAATAAATTAAATAATGCTTATAATGGTGTTATTGAAAAGTATATGGCTTAATAAGAAATTATAAAAATTTAAATGTGAAATAAAGATTTAGGGTTTTTTAGGTTTTTTCTCTATTTATTTATTTTCACATTTTTATTTAAACTAATTTTATTAGTTTTTTCTTTATTTTATTGGTTAATTATTTAATAAATTATTTTAAAATTAATTTAATTGTAATTTATTAAATAATTAATTGAATTTATTTTAATTAATTTTCATTTTAATATTTAAAGGTAATTTAGGTAAATAATAAGTATAGGGCGATAATATGAAGTTTATATCAAATTTAATTCCATTAGAAGATGCTTTAGCTAAAATTGATAAGAATCAAAAGATTATGGATACAGAAAAAGTTCATGTTAAAGATTCTCAAGGTAGAGTTTTAGCTAATCCTATATCTTCTTATCATAATTCTCCTCCATTTGATAAATCTGCTATGGATGGTTATGCAGTAATAGCAGAAGATACATTTGGAGCTTCTAATAATCTGATAAAAGAATTAAAAATTATTGATAGAATTGGAGCAGGTGACTTTTCAGATAAAACTTTAGCTCATGGTGAAGCTATTGTAATCGCTACTGGTGCACCAATTCCAAATGGTGCAAATGCAGTTTTAATGAAAGAATATAGTTATGAAGATGGAGATAATTTAGAAATCCACTCTCAAGTTACTCCTAGTGAGAATATTTCTCCAAAAGCTGAAGACATAGCTAAAGGAGATGAAATATTAGGTTCAAATGTTTTAATTAGACCACAAGAAATGGGTTTAATTGCATCAGCAGGACATAGTGAAGTAGAAGTTTATAAAAAGCCAAGAGTGAAATTAATTATCACTGGAAATGAATTAGTAGAACCTTCTCCAGAACTTGATAAAGCTAAAATAATTAATTCTAATCAATTTACCATTGCAGCGCTAATTAGAAGTGCTGGAGCTATTGTAGATATAGATCATGCTTGTGATGATTTTGAAGAAGTAAAAGAAACTATCAATAAAGCAACAAAAGAGTATGATGTTGTTATTACAACTGGCGGAACAGCTATTAGTAAAGGAGATGTAGTTGTTGATGCAGTTGAAGAATTAGGTGAAGTATTATTCCATGGTGTTGCAATGAGGCCAGGAAAACCTGTTGGTGCTGGAATTGTTAATGGTACTCAATTATTTATGCTTTCAGGGCAACCTGTAGCTGCCATGGCTCAATTTGATATCATTGCAAGGGATTATTTATTTAAAATGCAAGGAATCGATTATTCTCATAAAGTTATTAGAAGGTGCTCTGATACTAAAATACCATCATCTCTTGGAAGAACTGATTACATAAGGGCAGTAGCTGATGATGAAAGTGTATATCATGTATTAAATAGAGGTTCTGGCATTATACGTTCTATGGTTGAAGCTAATTGTTATATTATTATTGATGAAAACCATGAAGGTATTGAAAAAGGAGATATGGTTGATTTAATTTTCTTTAATGATATGGTATGGCCTACTCTTTAGAGTTTAGGTTATTATTTTTAAATACTATTAAATACTATTAAATACTATTAAATACTATTAAATACTATTGAAAACTATTAAAAATTATTTAAAATTTTTAAAACTTTAAAAAAAGAACTTTAGATAAGAATTTTTAAAATTCTTATCATCACTATTTTTTAATTATTTTATTTTTTATTAATATTATTAATTAACTATCTTTATCAGTTAACAATTCTTATAATTTTTTTCTTTATTTAATATCGACTTCTCTGTCCTAATTTATAGAATAAATAGTATGCAAAGTAATCGTCATGTTTATTTCTACTGCTCTTAGTTCCTTTGGAATATCCATTTCTATAGCCTTCTTCATAGGCATATGCTTCTTCATATTCTCTTTGATTTTCAATATAATCTTTTTGAGCAGTATTTAATTTTTCATTAAATTTTTCTTTAGAAAATGATGATTTAGGGCTATAAGAAACGATTTTTTTCATAGTTGAATTAACATCATTTCCATCATAGGATAATGCATAGAATGTTTTATTTGATTCAAAGAATAAATAAGTTACATTATGATTAACGATATTTCTATGACTATAATAAGCAACGGCATGATGCCCATCAATTTCCATCTCTTCAACATCATAAACTTCTTTATTTGTTGATTCATAACCATAATTATCTCTTAAGGATTTATCATTATCCATACTTACCAAGCCAAAGGTAAATACATTATTTAAAAGATAATCCCCACTTGTATTTCTTCCACCTCCATACTCTGGTGGAATTTGGAAATCAATGTTATTTATAGTTATATTTACCCAATCAGAACTCTCTACATCATTATTTTTAGCAATTGCTGAACTGATAGATAAAAGTGCTATAATCCCTATTACACATATTAAAAAAATAATTTTTTTATTCATATTTTATTCTATAGCTCTTTTTATTTTTAAAAATTTCTTTTTTATTTAAACTCTTTATTTTTGAGTATTGCTTTAAAATTATTTTATAAAACTTAAAATTATTTTATAAAACAATATATAATACTTTAAATAAATTATTATTATTTAAGAAATTTCATTTGGAGTTGTTATTATATTTTTCAAATCTAAGTTTAAAAAAATAACTTTGTTCATTTTAATCGTATTTCTCATTTTATTAGGTGTTGGGCTTGTATCTGCTATAGATATTGATGATAATTCTGACGATTATATTTTAAATGAAAATCCGTCATTATTAGTGAGTTCTGTTCCATATACTGCTAAAACACCATCAAAAATTAGCACTATTGTTAAAGCTCCAAAAGTAACTAGTAAATATAATAAAAATACTTATTTTAAAGTTACAGTTAAGGACAAATCAAATAAAAACCCTATTAAAGGTCTTAAACTAAAGCTTAAAGTTTTTACAGGAAAAAAATATAAAACTTATACTGTTAAAACTAATTCTAAGGGTGTAGCTAAATTTAAAACTAAGGAATTGAAGATTGGCACTCACAAAGTTCTTATTAAGTCTGCTGATAAAAGATATTCTCTAAGTTCTAAATCATCAATTGTAATTAAAAAGACTCCCACTAAAAGGAAAGGCTATTATGTAGCTAGTCGAAATTCTGATAAGTTCCATTATTCTTCATGTGCTTCTGCAAAAAGAATAAAGTCTTATAATAGAATCACTTTTAGTAGCAGGTCTTCAGCTATAAATCAAGGATACAGACCTTGTGCAAGATGCCATCCTTAATTAATTCTATTGTTTTTTATTTTTCTATTTTTAAAGCATCATTTCAAAATTTAAAGTTTTGAATTTGATACTTTTTTATAGTATAAAACTTAATAATAGTATTAAAATAAAAATTTTAATTCTTTTAATATTTTTCAATTAGTTTATTAAAATCAATTTAGTTTATTAAAATCAATTTAGTTTATTAAAATCAATTTAGTTTATTAAAATCAATTAATGTGTTAATATGAACGGTATATATTATTATGTAATAGCTTTTTTAGTTATTTGGACTATTGCAATTGTATTTAAAGATAAACTCATAAATTATGGGCTTGAAGTTAATTTTCCTCTTTTGATGTGGAAAACACAGAGATTGAGAGGTTTTATAGATAGATTAGCGAGTCTTGCTCCAAGATTTTGGAAAGGGTATATGAATATAGGGATTGTTATATCTACTGGGCTTATGATTCTAATGGCTGTTAGCTTGGTTTATTCCTTAAAAACTTTAATGTATACTCCTACAGTTAGCTTAATCGTTCCAGGAGTTGAAGTTCCAGGATCTCCAATATTCATTCCTCTACTTTCAGGCCTTATAGCACTTACAACAGTTTTAATAGTACATGAATTTAGTCATGGAATCTTATCAAGAGTAGAAAAAATTAGTATAAATTCTATAGGCTTATTGTTATTTGCAATTCTTCCAGGAGCTTTTGTTGAACCTAACGAAGAGGAATTAAATGAATTAAGCCGTCCTGCAAAGATGAGAATTTATGTAGCAGGTTCTATGGCTAATTTATCCTTAGCAGCTATTGCTATTGTTATTATGATGACTTTATCTTCATTTGTTATACCTGCTGTATTTGATGAAGATGGTGTTGTAGTTAATAGATTAACCGAAGATGGTAATGCAATTAATTATTTATCTGAAGGAATGGTAATTAAAGAAATAAACAATATCACTATAAATGATTCTCAATCTTATCAAAAAGCAGTTGCTACTTTAAAACCAAATACAAATATTAATATTCAAACGGATCAAGGAGATTATAGTTTCCAATTAAAGCATAATCCTAAAAATAAATCTTTAGCTTATATGGGTATTCAAGCTAAATCAAATAAGGTTATTGGAGATGATTATGATAATCAGTTTTATACTCCTTTATTATGGATTTTAATCCCCTTAAATGAACTATTATTTTGGATATTTTTCCTAAACTTTGCAGTTGGTACATTTAATTTACTTCCAATGAAACCTTTAGATGGCGGACATTTATTTGAGAATTTATTATCTTATATTGCACCAGAAGGTCTTTATAGGCCAATTGTAACTTTTATGTCTTTTTTTATAGGGATTATAATTATTGTTAGCTTAGTTGTTGGCTTTGTTGGAGTGACCTTATAATTATTTTCTATTTTTTTTATAATAAAAAAATTTGTTCGTATTCTACAAAACCAAAACTTTATATATATTAAAATTCATATAAATAATTGTTTAATTATTTACGAACTAATAATAACTATTAGTTTGAAAATATTAAATTAGTAATACTTTAAAAATTTATTTTTATAGAATCTTAAGGATTAAGCTTTCTAAAAAATAAATTTAAATGAATCAAAGTATTAATAAATTTAGTTGAGGAATTGAAATGAAAGCAAAATCTGAAAAAATAGGTGATGGGGTATACTGGATTGGTGTACTTGACTGGGACTTAAGATCTTATCATGGATACACTTTATATGGAACTACTTACAATGCATACATTGTTTTTGGTGAAAAGGTAGCAATTATTGATAATGCTTATCCTGGAAAAACTGAAGAGATGATGGCACGTATCGAAGATGCATTTGAACAAGAAGGTAGAGAAATGAAAGTTGACTACATTGTTCAAAACCATGTTGAAAAAGACCACAGTGG encodes the following:
- a CDS encoding molybdopterin molybdotransferase MoeA codes for the protein MKFISNLIPLEDALAKIDKNQKIMDTEKVHVKDSQGRVLANPISSYHNSPPFDKSAMDGYAVIAEDTFGASNNLIKELKIIDRIGAGDFSDKTLAHGEAIVIATGAPIPNGANAVLMKEYSYEDGDNLEIHSQVTPSENISPKAEDIAKGDEILGSNVLIRPQEMGLIASAGHSEVEVYKKPRVKLIITGNELVEPSPELDKAKIINSNQFTIAALIRSAGAIVDIDHACDDFEEVKETINKATKEYDVVITTGGTAISKGDVVVDAVEELGEVLFHGVAMRPGKPVGAGIVNGTQLFMLSGQPVAAMAQFDIIARDYLFKMQGIDYSHKVIRRCSDTKIPSSLGRTDYIRAVADDESVYHVLNRGSGIIRSMVEANCYIIIDENHEGIEKGDMVDLIFFNDMVWPTL
- a CDS encoding Ada metal-binding domain-containing protein, which codes for MFILIVFLILLGVGLVSAIDIDDNSDDYILNENPSLLVSSVPYTAKTPSKISTIVKAPKVTSKYNKNTYFKVTVKDKSNKNPIKGLKLKLKVFTGKKYKTYTVKTNSKGVAKFKTKELKIGTHKVLIKSADKRYSLSSKSSIVIKKTPTKRKGYYVASRNSDKFHYSSCASAKRIKSYNRITFSSRSSAINQGYRPCARCHP
- a CDS encoding site-2 protease family protein, which codes for MNGIYYYVIAFLVIWTIAIVFKDKLINYGLEVNFPLLMWKTQRLRGFIDRLASLAPRFWKGYMNIGIVISTGLMILMAVSLVYSLKTLMYTPTVSLIVPGVEVPGSPIFIPLLSGLIALTTVLIVHEFSHGILSRVEKISINSIGLLLFAILPGAFVEPNEEELNELSRPAKMRIYVAGSMANLSLAAIAIVIMMTLSSFVIPAVFDEDGVVVNRLTEDGNAINYLSEGMVIKEINNITINDSQSYQKAVATLKPNTNINIQTDQGDYSFQLKHNPKNKSLAYMGIQAKSNKVIGDDYDNQFYTPLLWILIPLNELLFWIFFLNFAVGTFNLLPMKPLDGGHLFENLLSYIAPEGLYRPIVTFMSFFIGIIIIVSLVVGFVGVTL